From Syntrophorhabdales bacterium, a single genomic window includes:
- a CDS encoding FadR/GntR family transcriptional regulator — protein sequence MKQVCQKVCQKVVDNDKDKCLNVRQMPHATDKKRAAGMDQRVNSGDFRDEPRVFAPLKPQRLSEEVYRQLKEAILGGYYKPGDRLPSEKAFCETFGVGRPVIREALRSLENSGLISVRPGAGGGAFVQKIDSSTLAGMFEGIIKMDKVSLEEITEARLALEMGSLPLVFEHINAEHLDELEQNLKEVRDNLERGVRGKRNLGFHVILLKASGNQLLSKIGEALMGLMSSLLEEYEYSTQRSQQILKVHEHLIHLLRTKRFEEASRILESHIHDTFHLFRKHRHNNGPGRRMGRKGANSPGGSR from the coding sequence ATGAAACAAGTCTGCCAGAAAGTCTGCCAGAAAGTTGTTGACAACGATAAGGATAAATGTCTTAATGTAAGACAGATGCCCCACGCGACAGATAAGAAACGAGCGGCCGGCATGGACCAACGCGTAAACTCGGGGGATTTCAGAGACGAACCACGGGTTTTTGCCCCGCTCAAGCCGCAGCGACTCTCCGAAGAAGTCTACCGTCAATTGAAAGAGGCAATACTGGGAGGATACTACAAACCGGGAGACCGGCTCCCTTCCGAGAAGGCATTCTGTGAAACCTTCGGCGTGGGAAGGCCGGTGATACGGGAGGCGCTGCGCTCACTGGAGAACTCGGGACTTATTTCGGTCCGTCCCGGCGCGGGCGGTGGCGCCTTTGTTCAGAAGATCGATTCGAGCACTCTTGCGGGCATGTTCGAAGGTATCATTAAAATGGACAAGGTCTCCCTCGAAGAAATCACAGAGGCGAGGCTGGCATTAGAGATGGGATCGTTGCCCCTGGTCTTCGAGCACATCAATGCGGAACACCTCGACGAGCTTGAGCAGAACCTGAAAGAGGTGCGGGACAATCTTGAGCGCGGCGTCAGGGGGAAGAGAAATCTTGGCTTCCATGTAATATTGCTTAAAGCAAGCGGCAACCAGCTTCTCAGCAAGATTGGCGAAGCCTTGATGGGTCTCATGAGCAGTCTGCTTGAGGAGTACGAGTATAGCACCCAAAGGTCGCAACAGATCCTCAAAGTGCACGAGCACTTGATCCATCTTTTGAGAACGAAACGGTTCGAAGAAGCGTCACGGATCCTCGAATCCCACATTCATGATACCTTCCATCTTTTTAGGAAGCATCGCCATAATAACGGCCCCGGCCGCAGAATGGGGCGGAAGGGGGCAAACAGCCCAGGTGGCAGCAGGTGA